In one Trichlorobacter lovleyi SZ genomic region, the following are encoded:
- a CDS encoding nucleotidyltransferase family protein — protein MKSAAIILAAGFSSRMGSDKALLDLNGKPVLERIVSSYQAVGIGQIVVVSGQNHAALVQLCLPVELVRNPAPENGMFSSIQTGVAALGPATDAFFVQPVDIPLVSPATLTGLLAALQQNPAVDGVIPTFCGKRGHPPLLRMRRQQELLSADGAGGLRSLYCGWQMLELPSEDQAVLLDMNTPEQYARLKGRIAG, from the coding sequence GTGAAAAGCGCTGCCATTATTCTGGCCGCCGGTTTTTCCAGCCGGATGGGCAGTGACAAGGCGCTGCTTGATCTGAATGGGAAGCCTGTTCTTGAACGGATCGTCAGCAGCTATCAGGCCGTCGGGATAGGGCAGATTGTTGTGGTGAGCGGGCAGAATCATGCCGCTCTGGTCCAGTTGTGTCTGCCGGTTGAGCTGGTACGGAATCCGGCGCCGGAAAACGGGATGTTTTCATCAATCCAGACCGGGGTTGCAGCGCTTGGACCTGCAACGGATGCCTTTTTCGTGCAGCCGGTGGATATCCCTTTGGTCAGCCCGGCAACATTGACCGGCCTGCTCGCCGCACTGCAGCAGAATCCCGCTGTTGATGGGGTGATTCCAACATTCTGTGGCAAGCGTGGGCATCCTCCGCTGCTACGGATGAGACGACAGCAGGAACTACTGTCCGCTGACGGTGCCGGAGGGTTGCGCAGCCTGTACTGTGGCTGGCAGATGCTGGAGCTGCCGTCTGAAGATCAGGCCGTGCTACTGGATATGAATACGCCTGAACAGTATGCCCGGCTTAAGGGTCGTATTGCCGGTTGA
- a CDS encoding FAD binding domain-containing protein: MLLFPNTVEELFNLLNQQPDTRIMAGGTDLLVAQRHGSQEHQSIIVLERLAELSMIEELPDNSVSIGAAVTFGSIVRNPLLKERYPLLTQAASTVGGPAIRNMASIGGNIVTASPAADSLPALYLLDARLELRSATGSRIVAIDAFISGPRRTLLQPGELISRIILPPAQQWNIQCFEKVGRRKSLAIAVASLAAMLRLADDGTVLEARFAWGSVGPTVLRCTGAEAVLINKPLSEATLQDAAALVQQAVQPIDDIRATADYRRTVAGNLLFRLVA; this comes from the coding sequence ATGCTTCTTTTTCCAAATACTGTTGAAGAGCTGTTTAACCTGCTGAATCAGCAGCCGGATACCAGGATCATGGCCGGCGGGACTGACCTGCTGGTGGCGCAGCGTCATGGGTCGCAGGAACATCAGTCAATCATCGTTTTGGAGAGGCTTGCCGAGCTATCAATGATTGAAGAACTGCCGGACAACAGCGTCAGTATCGGCGCTGCTGTCACGTTTGGTTCCATCGTGCGCAATCCTCTGCTGAAAGAACGCTACCCCCTGCTGACCCAGGCTGCCTCAACCGTGGGCGGCCCGGCTATCAGGAACATGGCCAGTATCGGCGGTAATATCGTGACCGCCTCACCGGCTGCTGATTCCCTGCCGGCCCTGTATCTGCTGGATGCCCGGCTTGAGCTGCGTTCTGCAACAGGCAGTCGGATCGTGGCGATTGATGCGTTCATCAGCGGTCCCCGCCGGACCCTGCTGCAACCGGGGGAGCTCATCAGCCGGATTATCCTGCCACCTGCACAGCAGTGGAACATCCAGTGTTTTGAAAAGGTGGGCCGCCGTAAATCCCTGGCCATTGCCGTGGCCTCACTGGCGGCCATGCTGCGGCTGGCTGATGACGGCACCGTGCTTGAGGCCCGCTTTGCCTGGGGCAGTGTTGGCCCGACCGTGCTGCGTTGTACCGGGGCTGAAGCGGTCCTGATCAATAAGCCGTTGTCGGAAGCAACCCTGCAGGACGCAGCAGCTCTGGTGCAGCAGGCGGTGCAGCCGATTGACGATATCCGGGCCACTGCCGACTATCGCCGGACTGTGGCAGGCAACCTGTTGTTCAGGCTGGTTGCCTGA
- a CDS encoding XdhC family protein — MSEALQILNEVAATGAGALALIVARRGSAPRGVGAMLLLRRDGSCCGTVGGGSLEQQVVASLGQLQQDGHGVVRSFQLLPEQDGMPCGGSLTLLLVRLSPDVVPVFTAAAAGLEAGRGCNLLVVLRDNGQACWSVDQPAGDALHCYSIPLQPAPGLLICGAGHIAQALAPMAITAGFKVSVLDDRAELLDSGRFAAPVKTVLVTGFNDCLVCQQITPATSVLIVTYGHRHDRVVLEQALASAAGYIGMVGSKRKREELFNQLRATGVSDANLERVHCPVGLVIGAETPAEIAVSILAELIAFRRSKG; from the coding sequence ATGTCTGAGGCGTTGCAGATACTGAACGAGGTGGCAGCAACCGGGGCAGGCGCACTGGCCCTGATTGTTGCACGGCGAGGCTCTGCTCCCCGTGGGGTAGGGGCCATGCTGTTGCTCCGTCGGGATGGCAGCTGCTGTGGCACCGTGGGGGGCGGCAGCCTGGAACAGCAGGTTGTTGCCAGCCTGGGTCAACTGCAGCAGGACGGTCATGGCGTTGTCCGTTCATTTCAGTTACTGCCGGAGCAGGATGGTATGCCCTGTGGTGGCAGCCTTACCCTGCTGCTGGTACGGCTGTCTCCTGATGTGGTCCCTGTCTTTACTGCAGCAGCAGCGGGTCTGGAAGCGGGCAGGGGCTGCAACCTGCTGGTTGTTTTAAGGGATAACGGCCAGGCCTGCTGGTCTGTTGATCAACCGGCTGGTGATGCCCTGCATTGCTACAGCATTCCCTTGCAGCCTGCTCCGGGGCTGCTGATCTGCGGGGCAGGGCATATTGCCCAGGCTCTGGCACCTATGGCAATAACTGCAGGTTTCAAGGTCAGCGTGCTTGATGACCGGGCTGAGCTGCTTGACTCGGGCCGCTTTGCTGCGCCTGTTAAAACCGTTCTGGTTACAGGGTTTAACGACTGTCTGGTGTGTCAACAGATTACACCGGCTACGTCCGTGCTGATTGTTACCTATGGCCACCGGCATGACCGGGTGGTGCTGGAACAGGCCCTGGCAAGCGCTGCCGGGTATATCGGCATGGTGGGCAGCAAACGCAAACGGGAAGAGCTGTTTAATCAACTGCGTGCTACCGGTGTCAGCGATGCCAATCTGGAACGGGTGCATTGCCCGGTGGGGCTGGTCATTGGCGCGGAAACCCCGGCAGAAATTGCGGTCAGTATCCTGGCTGAACTGATTGCCTTCAGGCGGAGTAAAGGGTGA
- a CDS encoding (2Fe-2S)-binding protein encodes MLQHNRTIRFTLNGQATVLETVAERRVIDLLREDLGLTGSKEGCGTGECGACTILVDGLPKLACLMLAAQLEGRQVETVEALQQTDEGRTLMAAFAEEGAVQCGYCIPGMEMASLALLRQGEPLSREQIKEGLSGNLCRCTGYVRIVDAVEKAARVKGEG; translated from the coding sequence ATGTTACAGCATAACCGGACCATCCGTTTTACCCTGAACGGGCAGGCAACGGTGCTTGAGACCGTTGCCGAGCGCCGGGTGATCGATCTGCTGCGTGAAGATCTGGGTCTGACCGGCAGCAAGGAAGGCTGCGGCACCGGTGAATGCGGGGCCTGCACCATCCTGGTGGATGGTCTGCCGAAACTGGCCTGCCTGATGCTGGCGGCCCAGCTTGAGGGACGGCAGGTGGAAACGGTTGAGGCGCTGCAGCAGACTGACGAGGGGCGCACCCTGATGGCCGCCTTTGCTGAAGAAGGGGCGGTGCAGTGCGGCTACTGTATTCCCGGCATGGAGATGGCCTCGCTGGCGCTGCTGCGGCAGGGTGAACCGCTGAGCCGGGAACAGATCAAGGAAGGGTTGTCCGGCAATCTCTGCCGCTGCACCGGCTATGTCAGGATTGTGGATGCGGTTGAGAAAGCTGCAAGGGTGAAGGGTGAAGGGTGA
- a CDS encoding 2-hydroxyacyl-CoA dehydratase, with amino-acid sequence MDLRAPLFFGQSLPCDASLEEILDACRELLCDATFPTLRLWQEQGGRVLGHFQVYMPEEIADAAGMLAVKLGCTTGNGGAGGAHFGSYLCSVVKQVFNLVEGGDLSLDLLIVPSICDAARNLPAIWSRNFSTPCRTLYLPQNSTAPAAENYLRQEYAGLAAVVSEVTGRPLELEAVRRSIAVYNRHRRLLRELQALKSREPRKLALDEYYLLTAVGSLLPPGEHNRLLERVLPLLAMRQRQQQDKIRVVLCGCFCEQPPLGMLEAIARCCHVVSDDLLIGLRWLTGDVDVQGDPLAALAHAYCTGLSRSPVQHDPHRQTADLLLKQVKQQGAQAVIITAPKMCEPGLDELVPAVAALTGAGIPSCICEFEQGMNSFELVELQVETFSENILYAGELP; translated from the coding sequence ATGGACCTGCGTGCCCCTCTCTTTTTCGGTCAGAGCCTGCCCTGCGATGCATCCCTGGAAGAGATCCTTGATGCCTGCCGGGAGCTGCTCTGCGATGCAACCTTCCCCACGCTCCGGCTCTGGCAGGAGCAGGGGGGCAGGGTGCTGGGGCATTTTCAGGTCTACATGCCTGAAGAGATTGCCGATGCTGCCGGGATGCTGGCGGTGAAGCTGGGCTGTACCACCGGCAACGGCGGGGCGGGTGGCGCCCATTTCGGTTCCTACCTCTGTTCAGTGGTCAAGCAGGTCTTTAATCTGGTGGAGGGGGGCGATCTCAGCCTGGATCTGTTGATTGTCCCTTCCATCTGTGATGCGGCCCGTAACCTGCCTGCCATCTGGTCCCGCAATTTCAGTACCCCCTGCCGGACGCTCTACCTGCCGCAAAACAGTACCGCTCCCGCTGCTGAGAACTATCTGCGGCAGGAGTACGCCGGCCTTGCCGCCGTGGTGAGCGAGGTGACCGGCAGACCGCTGGAGCTGGAGGCGGTGCGGCGCTCAATCGCTGTCTATAACCGTCATCGCAGGCTGCTGCGTGAGCTGCAGGCCCTGAAATCCCGTGAACCCCGAAAGCTGGCGCTGGATGAATACTACCTGCTGACCGCTGTGGGGAGCCTGCTGCCGCCCGGAGAGCATAACCGTCTGCTGGAGCGGGTGCTGCCCCTGCTGGCCATGCGGCAGCGCCAACAGCAGGACAAGATCAGGGTGGTGCTGTGCGGCTGCTTTTGCGAACAGCCGCCGCTGGGGATGCTGGAGGCGATTGCCCGCTGCTGCCATGTGGTTAGCGATGACCTGTTGATCGGGCTACGCTGGCTGACCGGCGATGTGGATGTTCAGGGGGATCCGCTGGCTGCCCTGGCCCATGCTTACTGCACCGGCTTATCCCGCAGTCCGGTGCAGCACGACCCCCACAGGCAGACGGCAGACCTGCTGCTGAAGCAGGTCAAACAACAGGGAGCCCAGGCGGTGATCATCACGGCCCCCAAGATGTGTGAGCCGGGACTGGATGAGCTGGTTCCGGCGGTTGCCGCCCTGACCGGGGCCGGCATACCCAGCTGTATCTGCGAGTTTGAACAGGGGATGAACTCCTTTGAGCTGGTGGAGCTGCAGGTGGAGACCTTCAGCGAAAACATTCTTTATGCCGGGGAGCTGCCATGA
- a CDS encoding 3-hydroxyacyl-CoA dehydrogenase family protein: MNREIPLIGVAGAGSMGAGIAQLAAMAGFRVRLYARHASALADAAGRIETSLAKLHEKGLIGEEPTVIRARISNCHEPVALSDCDLVIEAIAEQMAAKCELLAELGAVLGKEAILASSTSSLSITALGAASGIPQRFIGMHFMNPVPLMELVELIAGSETSPRTIDIARQMVTALGKQSVCSKDQPGFIITRLLCVLINEAFGMLQDGIAAAEDIDTAMQLGAHHPMGPLALADMIGLDVILAATETLANGIDNHKYAASPLLRDYVARGRLGRKSGQGVYDYRP; encoded by the coding sequence ATGAACAGGGAGATACCGCTGATCGGTGTGGCAGGGGCAGGCAGTATGGGGGCCGGCATTGCGCAACTGGCTGCAATGGCAGGTTTCAGGGTACGGCTGTATGCCCGGCATGCGTCAGCCCTTGCTGATGCCGCGGGGAGGATCGAGACCAGCCTTGCCAAGCTGCATGAAAAGGGGCTGATCGGCGAGGAACCAACCGTGATCCGTGCCAGAATCAGCAATTGTCATGAGCCTGTTGCTCTGTCTGATTGTGATCTGGTGATCGAGGCGATTGCCGAGCAGATGGCAGCCAAGTGTGAGCTGCTTGCGGAACTTGGAGCTGTATTGGGCAAAGAGGCGATCCTGGCCAGCAGTACCAGCAGCCTCTCCATCACCGCCCTGGGAGCCGCTTCAGGCATCCCGCAACGGTTCATCGGTATGCATTTCATGAATCCGGTGCCGTTGATGGAGCTGGTTGAGCTGATTGCCGGATCAGAGACATCGCCCCGGACCATCGACATTGCCCGGCAGATGGTGACTGCCCTGGGCAAGCAGTCGGTCTGCAGCAAGGACCAGCCCGGCTTTATCATCACCCGGCTGCTTTGTGTCCTGATCAACGAGGCGTTCGGTATGCTGCAGGACGGTATTGCCGCTGCTGAGGATATTGATACGGCCATGCAGCTGGGGGCCCACCATCCGATGGGGCCGCTGGCCCTGGCCGATATGATCGGGCTTGATGTGATTCTGGCGGCGACGGAGACCCTGGCAAACGGTATCGACAACCACAAATATGCCGCCTCCCCGCTGCTGCGGGACTATGTTGCCAGGGGACGGCTGGGGAGAAAGAGCGGGCAGGGGGTCTACGACTACCGGCCGTGA
- a CDS encoding acyl carrier protein encodes MTRFEKVQGLIQKAGKGKVAVEKIVPAADLRSDLGLDSLAMMELLVLTEEAFGLTISKEDAVATKTVGEMIAYIDSHVTA; translated from the coding sequence ATGACGAGATTTGAGAAGGTACAGGGATTGATCCAGAAGGCAGGCAAGGGCAAGGTGGCTGTGGAGAAGATTGTGCCTGCTGCTGATCTGCGCAGCGACCTCGGTCTGGATTCCCTGGCAATGATGGAACTGTTGGTGCTGACCGAGGAGGCCTTTGGTCTCACGATCAGCAAAGAGGATGCCGTGGCGACCAAGACGGTCGGTGAGATGATCGCCTACATTGACAGCCATGTTACAGCATAA
- a CDS encoding 3-oxoacyl-ACP synthase III family protein, producing MDYSLKNVRIAGTGSAVPARIVTNQDISNMGVPVKDDWIIENLGIRQRHIADNESTTDLATRAALAAMENAGIDREEISLILLATITPDRKAPSTACLVKHRLGMTNLAPALDISAACSGFMYGLTIAGNLIRSGVHKNALVICCDRMSSITDWSRRDCIFFGDGAAAVVLTESRYENSLFEARIFSNTEFTDGATVFEGDSAFTMDGHAVYEAASSVLPGSIVSVLLRCGLSEEDLTWVIPHQPSIKILKKMAEQLGIPFEKVCHNMERYANTSGVSIPLLLDEVNRAGKLKKDDLVAFAGVGAGWTFGAAIYRWH from the coding sequence ATGGACTACTCGCTCAAGAACGTCAGGATCGCCGGAACCGGTTCCGCAGTACCGGCAAGGATCGTTACCAATCAGGATATCAGCAACATGGGTGTGCCGGTCAAGGATGACTGGATCATTGAGAACCTTGGTATCCGGCAACGCCATATCGCTGACAACGAAAGCACCACAGATCTGGCCACCCGGGCCGCCCTTGCGGCCATGGAAAACGCAGGGATCGACAGGGAAGAGATCAGCCTGATCCTGTTGGCCACCATTACCCCGGATCGCAAGGCCCCATCCACGGCCTGTCTGGTCAAACACCGGCTGGGGATGACCAACCTGGCCCCGGCCCTTGATATCTCAGCCGCCTGCTCCGGGTTCATGTACGGCCTGACCATTGCCGGCAACCTGATCCGTTCCGGGGTGCACAAGAATGCGCTGGTCATCTGTTGTGACCGGATGTCCAGCATCACTGACTGGTCACGCCGGGACTGCATTTTCTTCGGCGATGGCGCGGCAGCGGTCGTGCTGACCGAAAGCCGCTACGAAAACAGCCTGTTTGAGGCCAGGATCTTCTCAAACACCGAGTTTACCGACGGCGCAACGGTCTTTGAGGGAGACAGCGCCTTTACCATGGACGGCCATGCCGTGTACGAGGCCGCCTCCTCGGTGCTGCCCGGCTCGATTGTCTCGGTCCTGCTGCGTTGCGGCCTGAGCGAAGAGGATCTCACCTGGGTCATTCCCCACCAGCCCTCCATCAAGATCCTGAAAAAAATGGCGGAACAGCTGGGCATCCCGTTTGAGAAGGTCTGCCACAACATGGAGCGCTACGCCAACACCTCCGGGGTCTCGATTCCGCTGCTGCTGGATGAGGTCAACCGTGCCGGCAAACTGAAAAAGGATGACCTGGTCGCCTTTGCCGGTGTGGGAGCGGGTTGGACCTTCGGGGCAGCGATCTACCGCTGGCACTGA
- a CDS encoding phosphopantetheine-binding protein, with the protein MAATVDEMKELMLQIGMDKELVAGLDPVAPLAGQGVDSVDCPAFAVALENRYKVKISDSDSMQLRAINDFVAFVNRTA; encoded by the coding sequence ATGGCCGCGACCGTAGATGAGATGAAAGAGCTGATGCTGCAGATCGGGATGGACAAAGAACTGGTAGCCGGGCTTGACCCTGTTGCGCCGTTGGCAGGACAGGGGGTTGATTCAGTGGACTGCCCCGCCTTTGCGGTGGCACTGGAAAACAGGTACAAGGTCAAGATATCCGACTCCGATTCCATGCAACTGAGGGCCATCAACGACTTTGTCGCCTTTGTGAACCGGACGGCATGA
- a CDS encoding MFS transporter, which produces MANPLLTRPFLLLCSQFLAVSTIVAIFFPLQEYLTSLGMPAASAGFILGADALAALIVQPFITPLITARTARRWLLAGSLILAAALIMEGACSSELAFTLARLLQGAGFICVVAAIMPLFVLCIPREMSGRAFGWISLVRLVPYAVVPLLFDLFQIAPAALGGVIRWSALLALLAGALLWLLPRFPQEQEPASGTSFAGIKNSLADRSLLLLFAATVLLYAGYAATFFYLKGFGRAAGLANSGLFFTVATVMMMLVRLFGGSLFDRFDKRRMNMVFLVLSAAGTGLILAAANVTILLALAVLCGIGWGVVMPLLNALIFDLSQPETRGLNQNLGLLMLQCGFFLGPLAGGWLLPQGGYPLLFGAAAGALLLAAGLVLLVRKQNV; this is translated from the coding sequence ATGGCAAACCCGCTCTTGACCCGCCCCTTTCTGCTGCTCTGCAGCCAGTTTCTGGCTGTTTCAACCATTGTTGCCATCTTCTTTCCCCTGCAGGAATACCTGACCTCTTTGGGCATGCCTGCTGCCTCAGCCGGTTTCATCCTGGGGGCTGATGCCCTGGCCGCCCTGATTGTACAACCGTTTATTACCCCGCTGATTACCGCCCGTACTGCCCGGCGCTGGTTGCTGGCCGGTTCCCTGATCCTTGCAGCTGCGCTGATCATGGAGGGAGCCTGTAGCAGTGAGTTGGCCTTTACGCTGGCCCGACTGCTGCAGGGGGCCGGCTTTATCTGTGTGGTGGCGGCAATCATGCCGCTGTTTGTGCTCTGCATCCCCCGCGAGATGAGTGGCCGCGCCTTTGGCTGGATCTCGCTGGTGCGGCTGGTGCCCTACGCCGTGGTGCCGCTCCTGTTTGATCTGTTTCAGATAGCGCCGGCAGCCCTGGGTGGAGTGATCCGCTGGTCGGCCCTGCTGGCCCTGCTGGCCGGGGCGCTGCTCTGGCTGCTGCCCCGTTTTCCCCAGGAACAGGAACCGGCCAGCGGGACATCCTTTGCCGGGATCAAAAACAGCCTGGCCGACCGGAGCCTGTTGCTGCTGTTTGCCGCCACGGTGCTGCTGTACGCCGGGTATGCTGCCACCTTCTTCTATCTAAAGGGGTTTGGCCGGGCAGCCGGGCTGGCCAACAGCGGCCTGTTTTTTACGGTTGCCACGGTGATGATGATGCTGGTCCGCCTGTTTGGGGGCAGCCTGTTTGACCGCTTTGACAAGCGACGCATGAACATGGTCTTTCTGGTACTGTCTGCAGCAGGCACCGGTTTGATCCTGGCTGCAGCCAATGTTACCATCCTGCTGGCACTGGCGGTGCTGTGCGGTATCGGTTGGGGCGTGGTGATGCCGCTTTTGAATGCCCTGATCTTTGATCTGTCACAGCCTGAAACACGGGGGCTTAATCAGAACCTTGGCCTGCTGATGCTGCAGTGCGGCTTTTTTCTGGGGCCGCTGGCTGGTGGCTGGCTGCTACCCCAGGGCGGGTATCCGCTTCTGTTTGGTGCGGCTGCCGGTGCGCTGCTGTTGGCAGCCGGGCTGGTGCTGCTGGTAAGGAAGCAAAATGTCTGA
- the hisC gene encoding histidinol-phosphate transaminase, with protein MNLDTLMPQYVRQFETYIPSPPDDELKRMFGIERLIRLNNNENPLGPPPAVAALLRSLDPALVPRYPSGDCFHLREKLAAQLGLTPKQLLFGNGANEVIAFVIKAFCEQGDNIVTADRTFAVYEWIARFSGLEARLAPLNDFGFDEEALLAQVDRRTKLVFICNPNNPTGSWWSRDRLISFLERLGPDHLVVLDEAYCEFMDQPDYPDGISLLSRFSNLIIFRTFSKMYGLAGLRIGYLAGVEQVVDSIRKTCIVYSVNSIAQVAALAAFGDQEFIRATRSMVREGQQMLAELCSTLQLPLLAGDCNFAMIRLPFSDTLAYRSLMQQGVMIRTMTAFRFPGWIRVSISTRDEMRLFCEALSRLVHSRTDRNPLARAYGVSGSMPHISAV; from the coding sequence ATGAATCTGGATACGCTGATGCCGCAGTATGTGCGGCAGTTTGAGACCTACATCCCCTCACCACCGGATGACGAGTTGAAACGGATGTTCGGGATCGAACGCCTGATCCGTCTGAACAATAACGAGAATCCGCTGGGACCACCCCCGGCAGTGGCCGCATTGCTGCGCAGCCTTGACCCGGCCCTGGTGCCCCGTTATCCCAGCGGTGACTGCTTTCACCTGCGTGAAAAGCTGGCCGCCCAGCTGGGGCTTACCCCCAAGCAGCTGCTCTTCGGCAATGGCGCCAACGAGGTAATTGCCTTCGTGATCAAGGCCTTTTGCGAACAGGGCGACAACATCGTCACCGCCGACCGCACCTTTGCCGTCTATGAGTGGATTGCCCGTTTTTCCGGTCTGGAAGCCAGGCTTGCGCCGCTGAACGACTTCGGTTTTGATGAAGAGGCGCTGCTTGCACAGGTGGATCGCCGCACCAAGCTGGTCTTCATCTGCAACCCCAACAACCCCACCGGCAGCTGGTGGAGCCGTGACCGGTTGATCAGTTTTCTGGAACGGTTGGGCCCCGATCACCTGGTGGTACTGGACGAGGCCTATTGCGAATTCATGGATCAGCCCGACTACCCTGACGGCATCTCGCTCCTGTCCCGTTTTTCCAACCTGATCATATTCCGCACCTTCTCGAAGATGTACGGTCTGGCAGGCTTACGGATCGGCTACCTGGCAGGGGTGGAGCAGGTGGTGGACAGTATCCGCAAGACCTGCATTGTCTACTCGGTCAACAGCATTGCCCAGGTGGCGGCCCTGGCCGCCTTTGGCGATCAGGAGTTTATCCGCGCAACCCGCAGTATGGTGCGGGAAGGGCAGCAGATGCTGGCAGAGCTGTGCAGCACCCTGCAACTGCCGTTGCTGGCCGGTGACTGCAACTTTGCCATGATCAGGCTGCCGTTCAGCGACACCCTGGCCTACCGTTCGCTGATGCAACAGGGGGTCATGATCCGCACCATGACCGCCTTCCGCTTTCCCGGCTGGATCCGGGTCAGCATCTCCACCCGTGACGAGATGCGGCTGTTCTGTGAGGCCCTGTCGCGGCTGGTTCACTCACGCACTGACCGGAACCCGCTGGCCAGGGCCTACGGCGTCAGCGGCTCCATGCCGCACATTTCGGCGGTTTAA
- a CDS encoding STAS domain-containing protein: protein MESTIRFEGDVAVISLTGRLDSGAAPLFDLWFAGQDKPECRSYLLEMSALTYITSAGLRSILKICKLLEARGGRLAACAMTGPVRDLFKIAGFNQFVALYEGLDEGLAALSA from the coding sequence ATGGAATCTACAATCAGATTTGAAGGTGATGTCGCTGTGATCAGCCTGACCGGACGGCTGGATTCCGGGGCTGCGCCGCTTTTTGACCTCTGGTTTGCCGGACAGGATAAACCGGAGTGCCGCTCCTACCTGCTGGAGATGAGTGCTCTGACCTATATCACCAGTGCCGGATTGCGCAGTATTCTGAAGATCTGCAAGTTGCTTGAGGCACGTGGCGGCAGGCTTGCGGCCTGCGCCATGACAGGGCCGGTCAGAGACCTGTTCAAGATAGCCGGTTTTAACCAGTTTGTGGCACTGTATGAAGGTCTTGATGAGGGGCTGGCAGCGCTTTCCGCCTGA